One genomic window of Terriglobales bacterium includes the following:
- a CDS encoding patatin-like phospholipase family protein yields MKLFDGLHKSVRALAREVKSAHQPRIEAPKPCRIGLALGGGFARGLAHVGILKALEENGILPDFIAGTSVGAVIGAAYCSGVSAKELEEIAAIVRFKDFARYTISRFGLCTNDRMTGFLHRILKVKTFEELRIPLAVTATDFLTGEPVVFTQGDLIDPVRASCAYPGVFLPVSVRGRLMVDGLLGHAVPAKPLKDMGADRVAAIFFSAHWVQKSPRHVLEVIGQCFSIAQANMNCLWQAHADLLIEPDVSAYAFDDFQKALGIVKVGYEAGLKMLPTFRAWAAERDAYEQYAEAHALVKSGAAPSTIVAHQPVSAA; encoded by the coding sequence GTGAAACTCTTCGACGGCCTCCATAAGTCCGTGCGAGCTCTGGCACGCGAAGTAAAGAGCGCGCATCAACCGCGTATTGAAGCTCCGAAACCCTGTCGCATCGGACTCGCCCTCGGCGGGGGATTCGCCCGCGGACTCGCGCATGTCGGCATCCTCAAAGCATTAGAAGAGAATGGAATTCTTCCTGACTTCATAGCCGGAACCAGCGTCGGCGCCGTAATCGGCGCGGCCTACTGCAGCGGAGTATCAGCAAAAGAACTCGAAGAGATCGCCGCCATCGTTCGCTTCAAAGACTTCGCCCGTTACACCATTTCCCGCTTCGGTCTTTGTACCAACGACCGTATGACAGGCTTCCTGCACCGCATCCTGAAAGTTAAGACTTTTGAGGAACTGCGCATTCCGCTCGCCGTCACGGCAACTGACTTCCTGACCGGCGAACCTGTCGTCTTCACCCAGGGAGACCTGATCGATCCCGTACGCGCAAGCTGCGCCTATCCCGGCGTGTTTCTTCCTGTAAGTGTGCGCGGCCGACTGATGGTCGATGGCCTGCTCGGTCATGCTGTGCCGGCCAAGCCGCTGAAGGATATGGGCGCCGATCGCGTGGCGGCAATCTTCTTCAGTGCTCATTGGGTACAGAAGAGTCCGCGTCACGTGCTGGAAGTCATCGGCCAGTGCTTCTCAATCGCTCAGGCCAACATGAATTGTCTATGGCAAGCCCACGCCGACCTGCTCATAGAGCCCGACGTAAGCGCCTATGCGTTCGATGACTTCCAGAAAGCGCTGGGAATCGTGAAAGTCGGTTACGAAGCTGGTTTGAAAATGCTGCCTACATTCCGCGCATGGGCTGCGGAGCGCGATGCATACGAGCAATACGCTGAGGCTCACGCTCTGGTGAAGAGCGGGGCCGCCCCGTCGACCATCGTTGCCCACCAGCCAGTTTCGGCTGCGTGA
- a CDS encoding tetratricopeptide repeat protein, whose product MQVFVVIREATRSTRGAPNAYRVGLLVYNLGMKYVFRLALVGTFGVLVPSLAAQQPAASTQNRQSTHASDPLPRSDSDQSTEAPPLSPNESSSKQTQIDLSPPANDAATHPNSEIPDVTEMHAWNPHKAQKDIEVGEFYLKRKNYRAAEDRFREALEYKPGDAIATYRLAEALDGLGQYPEAIKNYQEYLKIPSNDKFGSEAKKALARLEKKESAEKR is encoded by the coding sequence ATGCAGGTTTTCGTCGTTATTCGCGAGGCAACCAGATCCACGCGTGGCGCCCCGAACGCGTACCGGGTCGGCTTGCTCGTCTACAATCTCGGTATGAAGTACGTTTTTCGCCTGGCGTTAGTTGGCACATTCGGTGTTTTGGTCCCATCTCTCGCGGCCCAGCAGCCCGCCGCTTCGACACAGAACAGGCAATCGACGCACGCCTCTGATCCGCTGCCGCGATCCGACTCCGATCAGTCCACCGAAGCTCCGCCGCTGTCCCCTAATGAGAGTTCGAGCAAGCAGACGCAGATTGACCTATCTCCGCCCGCGAACGACGCAGCCACGCATCCGAATAGCGAGATCCCGGATGTAACCGAGATGCACGCATGGAATCCACACAAGGCTCAGAAGGATATCGAAGTTGGCGAGTTTTATCTGAAGCGCAAGAACTATCGGGCGGCCGAGGATCGCTTCCGCGAAGCCCTGGAGTATAAGCCAGGAGATGCCATCGCGACGTATCGATTGGCGGAGGCACTGGATGGGCTGGGACAGTATCCCGAGGCAATCAAGAACTATCAGGAGTACTTGAAGATTCCCTCTAACGACAAGTTCGGTTCGGAGGCGAAGAAAGCATTAGCACGGCTGGAGAAGAAAGAATCAGCGGAGAAGAGATGA